From Pseudomonas poae, the proteins below share one genomic window:
- a CDS encoding alpha-ketoacid dehydrogenase subunit beta, with protein sequence MNDHNSSIELETAMTTTTMTMIQALRSAMDVMLERDDNVVVFGQDVGYFGGVFRCTEGLQTKYGSSRVFDAPISESGIVGVAVGMGAYGLRPVAEIQFADYVYPATDQIISEAARLRYRSAGQFTAPLTMRMPCGGGIYGGQTHSQSIEAVFTQVCGLRTVMPSNPYDAKGLLIASIENDDPVIFLEPKRLYNGPFDGHHDRPVTPWSKHPQAQVPDGYYTVPLDVAAIVRPGSAVTVLTYGTTVYVSQVAAEETGIDAEVIDLRSLWPLDLETIVKSVKKTGRCVVVHEATRTCGFGAELVSLVQEHCFHHLEAPIERVTGWDTPYPHAQEWAYFPGPSRVGAALKRVMEV encoded by the coding sequence ATGAACGATCACAACAGCAGTATCGAATTGGAAACCGCCATGACCACCACCACCATGACCATGATCCAGGCCCTGCGCTCGGCCATGGATGTGATGCTCGAACGTGACGACAATGTGGTGGTGTTCGGCCAGGACGTCGGCTACTTCGGCGGCGTGTTCCGTTGCACCGAAGGCTTGCAGACCAAATACGGCAGCTCGCGGGTATTCGACGCGCCGATCTCGGAAAGCGGCATCGTCGGCGTCGCGGTCGGCATGGGTGCCTATGGCCTGCGCCCGGTGGCGGAAATCCAGTTCGCCGACTACGTCTACCCCGCCACCGACCAGATCATCTCCGAAGCGGCGCGCCTGCGTTATCGTTCGGCCGGCCAGTTCACCGCGCCGCTGACCATGCGCATGCCCTGCGGCGGCGGCATTTATGGCGGCCAGACCCACAGCCAGAGCATCGAAGCGGTGTTCACCCAAGTCTGCGGCCTGCGCACCGTGATGCCGTCCAACCCGTATGACGCCAAGGGCCTGCTGATCGCCTCGATTGAAAACGACGACCCGGTGATCTTCCTCGAGCCAAAACGCCTGTACAACGGCCCGTTCGATGGCCATCACGACCGCCCGGTAACCCCGTGGTCGAAACACCCGCAAGCGCAAGTGCCGGACGGTTACTACACCGTGCCGCTGGACGTGGCCGCCATCGTGCGCCCGGGCTCGGCTGTGACCGTGCTGACCTACGGCACCACGGTGTATGTGTCGCAAGTTGCCGCCGAAGAAACCGGCATCGACGCCGAAGTCATCGACCTGCGCAGCCTGTGGCCGCTGGACCTGGAAACCATCGTCAAATCGGTGAAAAAGACCGGCCGTTGCGTGGTGGTGCATGAAGCCACCCGCACCTGCGGCTTTGGTGCCGAGTTGGTGTCGCTGGTGCAAGAGCATTGCTTCCACCACCTGGAAGCGCCGATCGAACGCGTGACCGGTTGGGACACGCCCTACCCGCACGCGCAGGAGTGGGCGTATTTCCCAGGGCCGTCCCGAGTGGGCGCGGCGTTGAAACGGGTTATGGAGGTCTGA
- a CDS encoding 3-methyl-2-oxobutanoate dehydrogenase (2-methylpropanoyl-transferring) subunit alpha, protein MNQPYAPLRLHVPEPSGRPGCKTDFTYLRLTDAGLVRKPAIDVEPADTADLAKGLIRVLDDQGQALGPWAEGVPVEILRKGMRAMLKTRIFDNRMVVAQRQKKMSFYMQSLGEEAIGSAQALALNIDDMCFPTYRQQSILMAREVPLVDLICQLLSNERDPLKGRQLPIMYSVKDAGFFTISGNLATQFVQGVGWGMASAIKGDTKIASAWIGDGATAESDFHTALTFAHVYRAPVILNVVNNQWAISTFQAIAGGEATTFAGRGVGCGIASLRVDGNDFIAVYAASAWAAERARRNLGPTLIEWVTYRAGPHSTSDDPSKYRPADDWSHFPLGDPIARLKQHLIKSGQWSEEEHAAVSAELEAEVVKAQKEAEQYGTLAGGQIPSAATMFEDVYKEMPEHLKRQRQELGI, encoded by the coding sequence ATGAACCAGCCGTATGCACCACTGCGCCTGCACGTTCCCGAACCCTCGGGCCGCCCAGGCTGCAAGACCGACTTTACCTACCTGCGCCTGACGGACGCGGGCCTGGTGCGCAAACCCGCCATCGACGTAGAACCCGCCGACACCGCCGACCTGGCCAAGGGCCTGATCCGCGTGCTCGACGACCAGGGCCAGGCCCTGGGGCCGTGGGCCGAAGGCGTGCCCGTGGAGATTCTGCGCAAAGGCATGCGTGCCATGCTCAAGACCAGGATCTTCGACAACCGCATGGTGGTCGCCCAGCGTCAGAAAAAAATGTCGTTCTACATGCAAAGCCTCGGCGAAGAAGCCATCGGCAGCGCCCAGGCCCTGGCCTTGAACATCGACGACATGTGCTTCCCCACCTACCGCCAGCAAAGCATCCTGATGGCCCGCGAAGTGCCGCTGGTGGACCTGATCTGCCAGTTGCTGTCCAACGAACGCGACCCGCTCAAGGGGCGCCAGCTGCCGATCATGTATTCGGTCAAGGACGCCGGCTTCTTCACTATTTCCGGCAACCTCGCCACCCAATTCGTACAAGGCGTGGGCTGGGGCATGGCCTCGGCGATCAAGGGCGACACCAAAATTGCTTCCGCCTGGATCGGCGACGGTGCCACCGCCGAATCGGACTTCCACACCGCCCTCACCTTCGCCCATGTGTACCGCGCACCGGTGATTCTCAACGTGGTCAATAACCAGTGGGCGATCTCCACCTTCCAGGCGATTGCCGGCGGTGAAGCCACTACCTTCGCCGGACGCGGCGTCGGTTGCGGCATCGCCTCGCTGCGGGTGGACGGCAACGACTTTATCGCGGTGTACGCCGCCTCCGCCTGGGCGGCCGAGCGTGCGCGCCGCAACCTGGGGCCAACCCTGATCGAATGGGTCACCTACCGCGCCGGCCCGCACTCCACCTCGGATGACCCCTCCAAGTACCGCCCGGCGGATGACTGGAGCCACTTCCCGCTGGGCGACCCGATTGCCCGCCTCAAGCAGCACCTGATCAAGAGTGGCCAGTGGTCCGAAGAGGAACACGCGGCGGTCAGTGCCGAACTTGAAGCCGAAGTGGTCAAGGCGCAGAAAGAAGCCGAACAGTACGGCACCCTCGCCGGCGGCCAGATTCCAAGCGCCGCGACCATGTTCGAAGACGTCTATAAAGAGATGCCGGAGCACTTGAAGCGCCAGCGTCAAGAGTTGGGGATCTGA
- the bkdR gene encoding Bkd operon transcriptional regulator BkdR, protein MRKLDRTDIGILNALQENARITNADLARSVNLSPTPCFNRVKAMEELGLIRDQVTLLDADLLGLHVNVFIHVSLEKQNELALQQFEGAISDRPEVMECYLMAGDPDYLIRVLVPTIQSLERFMMDFLTKVPGVANIRSSFALKQVRYKTALPLPANGISLGA, encoded by the coding sequence ATGCGCAAACTGGACCGTACCGATATCGGCATTCTCAACGCTCTGCAGGAGAATGCCCGCATCACCAACGCCGACCTGGCCCGCTCGGTCAACCTGTCGCCCACGCCGTGTTTCAACCGGGTGAAGGCAATGGAAGAATTGGGCCTGATTCGCGACCAGGTCACGCTGCTCGACGCCGATTTGCTGGGGCTGCATGTGAATGTGTTCATTCATGTGAGCCTGGAAAAGCAGAACGAGCTGGCGCTACAGCAGTTTGAAGGGGCAATTTCGGACCGGCCCGAGGTGATGGAGTGTTACCTGATGGCCGGCGACCCGGACTACCTGATCCGCGTGCTGGTGCCGACGATCCAGTCGCTGGAGCGCTTCATGATGGACTTTTTGACCAAGGTGCCGGGGGTGGCCAACATCCGCTCGAGTTTTGCGCTCAAGCAGGTGCGCTACAAGACCGCGCTGCCGCTGCCGGCCAATGGCATCAGCCTGGGTGCCTGA
- a CDS encoding MBL fold metallo-hydrolase, with product MPALIQDFLDEASSTYTYVVYEADGGPCAIVDSVLNYDPASGRTDTAQADKVIAFVQEHRLQVQWLLETHAHADHLSAAPYLRRTLGGKIAIGQSISKVQDVFKHLFNLEPEFRVDGSQFDHLFAPDEIFHIGNLQAQALHVPGHTPADMAYLIDGRLILVGDTLFMPDVGTARCDFPGGDARQLYASMRKLLAFPTETRLYVCHDYPPEGREAKCLTTVAQQRAGNIHVHDGVDEAAFVQMRTKRDAGLGMPTLLLPAIQVNVRAGNMPPAEGNGVTYLKIPLNQL from the coding sequence ATGCCAGCGTTGATTCAAGACTTTCTGGACGAGGCATCGTCGACCTACACCTACGTCGTCTATGAAGCGGACGGCGGCCCCTGCGCCATTGTCGATTCGGTGCTCAACTACGACCCGGCCTCGGGGCGCACCGATACGGCCCAGGCCGACAAAGTCATCGCGTTTGTGCAGGAGCACCGCCTGCAGGTGCAATGGCTGCTGGAAACCCACGCCCACGCCGACCATCTGTCCGCCGCGCCGTACCTGCGGCGCACGCTCGGCGGCAAGATCGCTATCGGCCAGTCGATCAGCAAGGTGCAGGATGTGTTCAAGCACCTGTTCAACCTGGAGCCGGAATTTCGCGTGGATGGCTCGCAGTTCGATCATTTGTTTGCGCCGGATGAAATCTTCCATATCGGCAACCTGCAAGCCCAGGCCCTGCACGTGCCTGGGCACACACCGGCGGACATGGCCTACCTGATCGATGGCCGGTTGATCCTGGTGGGCGACACCCTCTTCATGCCCGACGTGGGCACGGCGCGCTGCGATTTCCCTGGCGGCGATGCGCGGCAGTTGTATGCGTCGATGCGCAAGTTGCTGGCCTTCCCGACTGAAACCCGGCTGTACGTGTGCCATGACTATCCGCCAGAGGGCCGTGAGGCCAAGTGCCTGACCACTGTTGCGCAACAGCGCGCGGGGAATATCCATGTGCATGATGGGGTGGATGAGGCGGCGTTTGTGCAGATGCGCACGAAACGCGATGCCGGGCTGGGGATGCCGACACTGCTGCTGCCGGCGATCCAGGTGAATGTGCGGGCGGGGAATATGCCGCCGGCGGAGGGCAATGGGGTGACTTACCTGAAGATCCCGCTTAACCAACTTTGA
- a CDS encoding metalloregulator ArsR/SmtB family transcription factor, which translates to MESTLSEGEVAQLRASASKACSLLKALANEDRLLILCQLTQGERNVGELETMTGVRQPTLSQQLGILRDEGLVATRREGKYIFYGLASHEVIQVMKTLSGLYCGAVIKSWA; encoded by the coding sequence ATGGAATCTACTCTGAGTGAGGGCGAAGTCGCCCAGTTGCGCGCATCGGCGTCCAAGGCTTGCTCCTTGCTCAAGGCGCTGGCGAATGAGGACCGCTTGTTGATTCTCTGCCAGCTCACCCAGGGCGAGCGCAACGTCGGCGAGTTGGAAACCATGACCGGCGTGCGTCAGCCCACGCTGTCTCAACAGTTGGGCATCCTGCGTGACGAAGGGTTGGTTGCCACCCGTCGGGAAGGTAAATACATCTTCTACGGGCTGGCCAGCCATGAAGTGATTCAAGTGATGAAGACCTTGTCCGGGCTG